The genomic region CTGTGAATTTCGCGTTAATAATGTAATCGCGATGGATCGGCTGCGACATAATGCGGGACAACGTGCCTTTGTTGCGTTCCGAGTTGACGGCGTCAAAGCCCAGCCCGATTCCGAGCAACGGGCCCAAGAAGCTGATGAACGTAATAAAATTGGGCATTGTGCCGTCCGATAAAGTAAACAGCTTGAGAAACAGGAACGAGTTTAAGCCGTCCTGGCTCGGATCGACGCTGCGAATGCCGGAAAAGGCGGTATAAAGCGAGCCGATGCTGGTCAACAGCATGATCCCCACGAGAATCAGGAAACGCCAACTCGTAACCGTATCCGTTATTTCTTTATGCACGATCACCCAAAACGGATGAACCGGCTTGTTTTTTTCTTTCCGACCGGCTGCCAGTCGCTGCAGCCATTTGCTCCATTTAGCGGCTTGTTCCACCGGTATCCCCCCCTTCGAAATAGCGGTGGTAAATTTCATCCAGCCCGTATTGTTTTTTGTTCAAATGGTACAAGGAACAACCCGATTCGATAATCAATTTGGGAAGTTCGCTCGCGATATCGCGCGAACAACCGACAATAAACAGGCCGTTCTGTCTGTCGATCCGCAGCACTTCCGGCAGCGATCGCAATTTTTCCGCCAACAATTCCGACTCCGGCTCCACGCCCACTTCGAGCGTGATCATTTGCTCGACGAACAGTTTTTTCGCCAACGTCTCAATGTCTCCGACGGCAAGCAGATTGCCGCTTACGAACAATCCGACGCGGTCGCAAATTTGCTGGACCTGGTGGAGATGATGGGAGGACAAAAGCACCGTGATTTGCTCGTCGCGGCTCAGTTCCTTGATCAGCGTCAGCAGCTCGCGTACGCCTTCCGGATCGATGCCCAGCGTCGGTTCGTCCAGGATGATGATTTCCGGATTTTTGATCAACACATCGGCAAGTCCAAGCCGCTGCCGCATACCTCGCGAGTATGCGCCGACTTTTTTGCCGGCGGCGTCGGTCAACCCGACACGCTTCAGAAGCCGCTCTGCTCTAGCCTGTGCCTCCGCGTTGCCCAAACGGTTGAGCCGGGCCGTATAAAGCAGGTTTTCCAGGCCGGTCATATCATTGTAGAAGCCAATTTCGTCGGGAAG from Bacilli bacterium harbors:
- a CDS encoding ABC transporter ATP-binding protein encodes the protein MAESVIELKNLTKRYGEQTAVNNLTLTIERGEIFGLLGPNGAGKSTTILMMLGLSEPTSGEIRVLGIDSVRQPIEVKRKVGYLPDEIGFYNDMTGLENLLYTARLNRLGNAEAQARAERLLKRVGLTDAAGKKVGAYSRGMRQRLGLADVLIKNPEIIILDEPTLGIDPEGVRELLTLIKELSRDEQITVLLSSHHLHQVQQICDRVGLFVSGNLLAVGDIETLAKKLFVEQMITLEVGVEPESELLAEKLRSLPEVLRIDRQNGLFIVGCSRDIASELPKLIIESGCSLYHLNKKQYGLDEIYHRYFEGGDTGGTSR